The following are encoded in a window of Acipenser ruthenus chromosome 26, fAciRut3.2 maternal haplotype, whole genome shotgun sequence genomic DNA:
- the LOC117430303 gene encoding frizzled-9 — protein MEGFHLKIAISLLCQLMIAGSSLEIGAYDIERGREAKCEPIEIPMCQGIGYNMTRMPNYMRHENQKEAAIKLHEFAPLVEYGCHVHLRFFLCSLYAPMCTDQVSTSIPACRPMCEQARQKCAPIMEQFNFGWPDSLDCSKLPTKNDPNALCMEAPENDTKGETQKGQGMLPVPPRPRQPGAGDGRLPGSLGSCENPEKFQYVEKSRSCAPRCSSAVDVFWSREDKDFAFIWMAVWSTLCFVSTAFTVLTFLLDPHRFQYPERPIIFLSMCYNVYSVAFIIRSVAGAENIACDRENGELYVIQEGLESTGCTIVFLILYYFGMASSIWWVILTLTWFLAAGKKWGHEAIEAHSSYFHMAAWGIPAMKTIVILTMRKVAGDELTGLCYVGSMDVNALTGFVLIPLSCYLVIGTSFILTGFVALFHIRKIMKTEGTNTEKLEKLMVKIGVFSILYTVPATCVIICYFYERLNMDYWKFRALDHKCTSFPGRNSDDCSLEASVPTVAVFMLKIFMSLVVGITSGVWVWSSKTLQTWQGLCNRKLSVRTTRKPCSSVSCNGTHCHYKAPTVVLHMSKTDPFLDSPTHV, from the coding sequence atggaaGGCTTTCATTTGAAGATAGCGATTTCTCTGCTGTGTCAGCTGATGATTGCAGGATCCAGTCTGGAGATAGGGGCCTATGATATAGAGCGGGGTAGGGAGGCTAAATGTGAGCCTATCGAGATCCCCATGTGCCAGGGTATCGGCTACAACATGACCAGGATGCCCAACTACATGCGGCACGAGAACCAGAAGGAGGCGGCCATCAAGCTGCACGAGTTCGCCCCCCTGGTGGAGTACGGCTGCCACGTCCACCTGCGCTTCTTCCTGTGCTCGCTGTACGCCCCCATGTGCACGGACCAGGTATCCACCTCCATTCCTGCCTGCAGACCCATGTGCGAGCAAGCCAGGCAGAAGTGCGCCCCCATCATGGAGCAGTTCAACTTCGGGTGGCCCGACTCCCTGGACTGCTCCAAGCTGCCCACCAAGAACGACCCCAACGCCCTGTGCATGGAAGCCCCTGAGAACGACACCAAGGGGGAGACGCAGAAGGGGCAGGGCATGCTACCGGTGCCGCCCCGGCCCAGACAGCCAGGGGCTGGGGACGGGCGCTTGCCGGGCAGCCTGGGCTCCTGCGAGAACCCGGAGAAGTTCCAGTACGTGGAGAAGAGCCGGTCCTGCGCGCCCAGGTGCTCGTCTGCCGTGGACGTCTTCTGGTCCCGGGAGGACAAGGATTTTGCCTTCATCTGGATGGCTGTCTGGTCCACCCTGTGTTTCGTCTCCACCGCCTTCACAGTCCTGACCTTCCTGTTGGACCCCCACAGGTTCCAGTACCCGGAGAGGCCCATCATCTTCCTGTCCATGTGCTACAATGTCTACTCGGTGGCCTTCATCATCCGCTCTGTGGCCGGTGCTGAGAACATTGCTTGCGACCGCGAGAACGGGGAACTCTACGTCATCCAGGAAGGGCTGGAAAGCACTGGCTGCACCATCGTCTTCCTCATCCTCTACTACTTTGGCATGGCCAGCTCTATCTGGTGGGTCATCCTCACCCTGACCTGGTTCCTGGCAGCGGGAAAGAAGTGGGGCCATGAAGCCATCGAGGCACACAGCAGCTATTTCCACATGGCGGCTTGGGGCATCCCAGCTATGAAGACCATTGTCATCCTCACCATGAGAAAGGTGGCTGGCGACGAACTGACGGGCCTGTGCTATGTGGGCAGCATGGACGTCAACGCCCTCACCGGCTTCGTCCTCATCCCGCTGTCCTGCTACCTGGTCATCGGCACCTCCTTCATCCTGACTGGCTTCGTGGCACTGTTCCATATCCGCAAAATCATGAAGACCGAAGGGACCAACACGGAGAAGCTGGAGAAGCTGATGGTCAAGATTGGTGTCTTTTCAATCCTCTACACTGTGCCTGCCACCTGCGTCATCATCTGCTACTTCTATGAGAGGCTCAACATGGATTACTGGAAGTTCAGAGCCTTGGATCATAAGTGCACCTCTTTTCCTGGAAGGAACAGCGACGACTGCTCCTTGGAAGCGTCTGTACCCACCGTGGCTGTGTTCATGCTCAAGATTTTCATGTCCCTGGTGGTGGGCATCACCAGCGGTGTTTGGGTCTGGAGCTCCAAGACCCTTCAGACCTGGCAGGGCCTGTGCAACAGGAAGCTGTCGGTCAGGACTACCAGAAAGCCATGCAGCAGCGTCAGCTGCAACGGCACCCACTGCCATTACAAAGCACCCACGGTGGTGTTACACATGAGCAAAACTGACCCCTTCCTGGACAGCCCCACGCATGTCTGA